A genomic segment from Castor canadensis chromosome 1, mCasCan1.hap1v2, whole genome shotgun sequence encodes:
- the LOC109677156 gene encoding olfactory receptor 5D13-like — MSSEGNQSSVPTFILLGFSEYPELQVPLFLVFLSIYTVTVVGNLGMIFIIHINPKLHIIMHFLLRHLSCVDLCFSTVVPLKLLENLIVEDRTISFFGCVMQFSCACIFGVTETFMLAAMAFDHFAAVCNLLLHNTVMSQQLCAGLVVGSYTWSIVCSLTLTYFLLSLSYCESSIINNFVCEFSVIVSMSCSDPYISQILCFIIAVFNEVSNLMLILMSYMFIFITVMKIPSANGCHKTFSTCSSHLTAITIFHGTILFLYCVPNTKTSWLIVKVASVFYTAVIPMLNPLIYIALGTKM, encoded by the coding sequence ATGTCATCTGAAGGAAATCAAAGCAGTGTACCCACTTTTATTCTCTTGGGTTTTTCAGAATATCCAGAACTCCAGGTTCCactctttttggttttcttgtcCATTTATACTGTCACTGTAGTGGGAAATTTGGGGATGATATTTATCATCCACATCAATCCAAAACTCCACATCATCATGCACTTTTTGCTTAGACACTTGTCCTGTGTAGATTTATGTTTTTCTACTGTAGTTCCACTGAAATTGTTGGAGAACTTGATTGTGGAAGACAGAACCATCTCTTTCTTTGGTTGTGTCATGCAATTTTCTTGTGCTTGCATTTTTGGAGTGACAGAAACTTTCATGTTAGCAGCAATGGCCTTTGACCATTTTGCAGCGGTTTGCAACCTTCTGCTCCACAACACTGTTATGTCTCAGCAGCTTTGTGCTGGTTTGGTGGTTGGATCTTACACCTGGAGCATAGTGTGTTCCCTGACActcacatattttcttctttccctgtccTATTGTGAATCCAGCATCATAAATAATTTTGTCTGTGAATTTTCTGTAATTGTTTCCATGTCTTGTTCAGACCCCTATATCAGCCAGATTCTgtgttttattattgctgtattcAATGAAGTGAGCAACCTTATGCTTATTCTTATGTCATATATGTTCATTTTCATCACTGTTATGAAGATACCTTCTGCAAATGGATGTCACAAAACCTTCTCCACCTGTTCCTCCCACCTGACTGCCATCACCATCTTCCATGGAACCATCCTTTTCCTTTACTGTGTTCCTAATACTAAAACTTCATGGCTCATAGTTAAAGTGGCTTCTGTGTTTTACACAGCGGTGATTCCCATGCTAAACCCATTGATTTATATAGCCTTAGGAACAAAGATGTGA